In Methanobacterium bryantii, the following proteins share a genomic window:
- a CDS encoding H/ACA ribonucleoprotein complex subunit GAR1, which yields MGIISHISNKGKIILRSDKTPGFGLPVFTEDKKRIGTVHDFFGPTKKPYISVKVYAKNTKNLEKRVGESLYISSKPIKKWGRKKRKKR from the coding sequence TTGGGAATTATATCACATATCTCCAACAAGGGCAAGATCATACTACGATCCGATAAAACGCCTGGTTTTGGACTACCTGTTTTTACTGAAGATAAGAAAAGAATTGGAACTGTTCACGATTTCTTTGGACCTACCAAAAAACCGTATATATCAGTCAAAGTCTACGCAAAAAACACTAAAAATCTTGAAAAGCGAGTTGGAGAGAGCTTGTATATATCATCAAAACCTATAAAAAAATGGGGGCGAAAAAAACGAAAGAAAAGATGA
- a CDS encoding transcription initiation factor IIB, translated as MKYDVSEIEKVETRCPECNSDKLINDHERGEIVCGACGLVIDDNLVDMGPEWRAFDHEQRDKRTRVGAPITYTIHDKGLSTMIDWRNKDIYGRDIPARNRAQWYRLRKWQRKIRISGATERNLAFALSELDRDSSRLGLPRSVREAASVVYRSAVENKLIRGRSIEGVVAASLYAACRRCNVPRTLDEIAEVSRVSKKEVGRTYRFLTRELNIKLPPTSPVDYVPRFASELSLSGEVQSKAIEIIEKAMEKGLTSGRGPTGVAAAALYIASVLLGERKTQRDVADIAGVTEVTIRNRYKELTEQLDMGVTL; from the coding sequence ATGAAATACGACGTTTCAGAAATTGAAAAGGTCGAAACAAGATGCCCGGAATGCAATTCTGACAAACTCATTAATGATCACGAACGCGGAGAAATAGTATGCGGTGCGTGTGGACTGGTTATCGATGATAATTTAGTTGATATGGGACCAGAATGGAGAGCATTTGACCATGAGCAAAGGGATAAAAGGACAAGGGTAGGTGCTCCAATAACTTATACCATTCACGATAAAGGTTTAAGTACCATGATTGATTGGAGGAACAAGGACATCTACGGTAGGGATATTCCTGCCAGGAACCGTGCTCAATGGTACCGTTTAAGGAAATGGCAGAGAAAAATAAGGATTTCTGGTGCCACAGAAAGGAACCTTGCATTTGCTTTAAGTGAACTTGATAGAGACTCTTCGAGACTGGGTTTACCTAGAAGTGTGAGAGAAGCAGCTTCAGTTGTTTACAGAAGCGCTGTTGAAAACAAACTTATAAGAGGACGAAGTATAGAAGGAGTCGTTGCAGCATCATTATATGCAGCATGCAGACGATGTAACGTTCCAAGGACTCTTGATGAGATTGCAGAAGTTTCTAGAGTAAGTAAAAAAGAAGTTGGAAGAACATACAGGTTCTTAACACGTGAACTTAACATAAAATTACCACCAACATCTCCAGTTGATTACGTACCGAGATTTGCAAGTGAATTAAGCTTATCTGGTGAAGTACAATCCAAAGCTATTGAGATAATTGAAAAAGCTATGGAAAAAGGCCTTACATCTGGTAGAGGGCCAACTGGAGTTGCAGCAGCAGCTTTATACATAGCATCTGTGCTTCTTGGTGAAAGAAAAACTCAAAGGGATGTTGCAGACATCGCAGGTGTAACTGAAGTAACCATCCGTAACAGATACAAAGAGCTCACTGAACAGCTCGATATGGGTGTAACTTTATAG
- a CDS encoding DUF2116 family Zn-ribbon domain-containing protein yields MTKPHKHCPVCGISIPLEERFCSPKCEETYAERARKVAKSRRIFYIILAVIIVLYIVYVFRGQLGF; encoded by the coding sequence ATGACAAAACCACACAAACACTGTCCAGTATGCGGAATATCAATTCCACTAGAAGAAAGATTTTGTTCACCCAAATGTGAAGAAACATACGCAGAAAGAGCTAGAAAAGTCGCCAAAAGTCGGAGAATATTTTATATAATTCTTGCAGTAATTATCGTGCTTTATATAGTATATGTATTTAGAGGACAATTAGGATTTTAA
- the pyrH gene encoding UMP kinase, translated as MKIVVAVGGSIIIKENNHEKFKDYADVLRSMNDEHKLFIVVGGGKPAREYIGIARDLGVSEAACDDIGIDVTRLNAKLLIMALGEDAYPKVAKNFHEAMEFSVSGKIVVMGGTEPAHSTDAVSSILAEFVNADLLINATSVDGLYDKDPNKNSDAKMFEKITPTEMLSILSSKETKAGTYEFFDSTAIQIIKRSQIKTRIVNGKHAENIQKAVSSEIGTTIIHD; from the coding sequence ATGAAAATTGTGGTCGCAGTAGGCGGATCTATAATAATTAAAGAGAATAACCATGAAAAATTTAAAGATTATGCCGATGTTTTAAGAAGTATGAATGATGAACATAAGCTATTTATTGTAGTTGGTGGTGGAAAACCCGCTCGGGAATACATTGGAATTGCAAGGGATCTTGGAGTTTCTGAAGCAGCCTGTGATGATATAGGAATTGATGTTACACGATTGAATGCTAAACTGTTAATTATGGCCCTTGGGGAAGATGCATATCCAAAAGTAGCTAAAAATTTCCATGAAGCAATGGAATTTTCAGTATCGGGTAAGATTGTAGTTATGGGTGGAACTGAACCTGCCCACAGTACAGACGCTGTCAGCAGTATCCTTGCAGAGTTTGTAAATGCTGATCTTTTGATAAACGCCACATCAGTGGATGGATTATACGATAAAGACCCAAATAAGAACAGTGATGCTAAAATGTTTGAAAAAATTACCCCTACAGAAATGCTGTCTATTTTAAGCAGTAAAGAAACCAAAGCAGGTACCTATGAGTTTTTCGACAGCACTGCAATACAGATAATTAAACGATCACAAATAAAGACCAGAATTGTAAATGGAAAACATGCTGAAAATATTCAAAAAGCAGTTTCCAGCGAAATAGGGACTACAATTATTCATGATTAA
- the prf1 gene encoding peptide chain release factor aRF-1 — protein MAEVSSKELYEFKRTIEELADKKGRGTELVSVYIPPDKQVSDVVKHMREELSQSANIKSKQTKKNVQSAIEVIVQKLKLFPKPPEHGLLLFVGMIPKGGPGTEKMETYVFEPPEVIQTYTYHCNSEFYLEPLQDMLDVKETYGLAVLDRKEATIAVLRGKRIDIVKTLTSGVPGKHKAGGQSQRRFDRLIDLAAHEFLKRIGHHINDAFLPIPDLKGVVLGGPGHTKEEFLEGDYMHYEIKNKVITTVDTSYTGEFGIREVIDKSMDVLNEMDIMREKKLVQRFLKELINENGLSSYGEKDVRRNLEMGAVEVLLLSEDVSYKRETCECPACAYTEGKTIKKSEEIENEQCPQCGEIMKVVGTRDIIDEFVDMAEEGGSNVEIISTETEEGIQLLRAFGGIAAILRYRT, from the coding sequence TTGGCTGAAGTGTCATCAAAAGAGTTATACGAGTTTAAAAGAACGATTGAAGAACTCGCAGATAAAAAAGGAAGGGGAACTGAACTTGTATCAGTTTATATTCCTCCGGATAAGCAAGTGAGTGATGTTGTAAAGCACATGAGAGAAGAATTAAGTCAAAGTGCTAACATTAAAAGTAAACAAACCAAAAAGAATGTACAGTCTGCAATTGAAGTAATCGTGCAAAAATTGAAGTTATTCCCAAAACCTCCCGAACATGGATTACTTCTTTTTGTTGGGATGATCCCTAAAGGCGGCCCTGGTACTGAAAAAATGGAAACTTACGTTTTTGAGCCGCCAGAAGTTATACAAACTTACACATATCACTGTAACTCTGAATTTTACTTAGAACCGCTCCAGGATATGTTGGATGTAAAGGAAACATATGGGCTTGCGGTACTGGACAGAAAAGAAGCTACAATTGCTGTCTTACGTGGTAAACGAATTGATATTGTTAAAACATTAACCAGTGGTGTTCCGGGTAAGCACAAAGCAGGTGGGCAATCTCAGCGAAGGTTCGATCGTTTAATTGACCTTGCAGCTCATGAGTTCTTAAAAAGAATAGGACATCATATTAACGATGCTTTCTTACCAATCCCTGACTTAAAAGGAGTAGTACTGGGTGGACCAGGACATACTAAGGAAGAATTCCTTGAAGGGGATTATATGCATTATGAAATTAAAAATAAGGTTATAACCACTGTAGATACATCATACACTGGTGAATTTGGTATAAGGGAAGTCATCGACAAGTCCATGGACGTTTTAAATGAAATGGATATCATGCGTGAAAAAAAGCTTGTCCAACGGTTTTTAAAGGAACTCATAAACGAAAATGGGCTTTCATCTTATGGAGAAAAAGATGTACGGCGAAATCTTGAAATGGGTGCAGTTGAAGTCCTTCTTTTATCTGAAGATGTTAGTTACAAGCGTGAAACATGTGAATGCCCTGCATGTGCGTATACGGAAGGAAAGACTATTAAAAAATCTGAAGAAATAGAAAACGAGCAGTGCCCTCAGTGTGGAGAAATAATGAAAGTGGTTGGAACAAGGGACATCATTGATGAATTCGTTGACATGGCTGAAGAAGGCGGATCTAATGTTGAGATAATTTCAACTGAAACAGAGGAAGGAATACAGTTATTACGTGCGTTTGGTGGTATTGCTGCAATACTGAGATATAGAACTTAA
- a CDS encoding orotate phosphoribosyltransferase-like protein — MNEELIKRAYELRSRGFTTGEIADELNVSKDTARWLILQVTGKKMEEGTQKAPVDFAINWKNLGSSSTRMMHVSAAMADLALEYGDVEVVVGITVSGVPFATMMAEIIDANITIFHPIKHRKEEDARGAISSNFASVEGKKVVIVDDVITSGRTVNEAINILNDLGANPLCAVVLIDKKGIDEIEGVPVESLIRVSRLG; from the coding sequence ATGAATGAAGAGCTTATAAAAAGAGCTTATGAACTAAGAAGCAGGGGCTTTACCACTGGAGAAATAGCAGATGAACTTAATGTCTCTAAAGACACCGCCAGATGGCTTATTTTACAGGTAACTGGTAAAAAAATGGAAGAAGGAACCCAAAAAGCTCCAGTTGATTTTGCTATAAACTGGAAAAACTTAGGCAGCAGTTCTACACGAATGATGCATGTATCTGCAGCCATGGCTGATTTAGCTTTAGAATATGGTGATGTTGAAGTAGTAGTAGGTATAACTGTAAGTGGAGTACCATTTGCAACCATGATGGCAGAAATAATAGATGCAAATATAACCATATTCCACCCTATAAAACACAGAAAAGAGGAAGATGCACGGGGAGCAATAAGCAGTAACTTTGCATCAGTTGAAGGTAAAAAAGTCGTAATCGTGGATGACGTTATAACAAGCGGAAGAACTGTAAACGAAGCGATAAATATATTGAACGACCTTGGAGCAAATCCGCTTTGTGCTGTTGTTTTGATTGATAAAAAAGGAATAGATGAGATTGAAGGCGTTCCTGTTGAGTCATTGATTCGTGTAAGCAGGTTAGGATAA
- a CDS encoding Gfo/Idh/MocA family protein — MNKVNVGVIGVGAMGVHHARVYSELENANLMAISDLMREKSEEVANQYNTRGFVDYMDILKMPEIDVVSVCVPTTHHFNVVMDAIEHGKHVLVEKPIAFTLREAESMVKAAKDEGVKLATGHVERFNPAVGKAKELIKDNVIGEVVSASAKRVGPFPPRIKDVGVIIDLAIHDVDIMYHLFDSPISRIYANMGSKLEKCEYEDHAEIMSSFKNGIIGMLEVNWLTPYKKRKLEITGVDGIISIDYIDQTVHVYGKSTQNVDIEYKEPLREELGSFLNAVDNGEDPKITGKDGIYALKVVTAAMKSAKDNLPVEINGY, encoded by the coding sequence GTGAATAAGGTAAATGTGGGCGTAATTGGTGTAGGAGCTATGGGAGTTCACCACGCCAGAGTATATTCTGAACTTGAGAATGCTAATCTAATGGCTATATCTGATCTTATGAGAGAAAAATCAGAGGAAGTTGCTAACCAATACAATACACGGGGATTTGTAGATTATATGGATATTCTTAAAATGCCTGAAATAGATGTTGTTAGTGTATGTGTTCCTACTACTCATCATTTTAATGTTGTTATGGATGCAATAGAGCATGGTAAACATGTATTGGTAGAAAAACCAATAGCATTTACCTTAAGAGAAGCAGAATCGATGGTAAAAGCTGCAAAAGATGAAGGTGTTAAACTTGCAACTGGGCACGTTGAAAGATTCAACCCCGCTGTAGGAAAGGCAAAAGAACTTATAAAAGATAATGTTATCGGCGAAGTTGTATCTGCATCTGCAAAGAGAGTAGGTCCATTCCCCCCACGAATTAAAGATGTTGGAGTTATAATAGACCTTGCAATACACGACGTAGACATAATGTACCACCTTTTTGACAGCCCCATATCTCGAATATATGCCAATATGGGAAGCAAACTTGAAAAATGTGAATATGAAGACCATGCAGAAATAATGAGCAGTTTTAAAAACGGCATTATTGGTATGCTCGAAGTAAACTGGCTTACACCATACAAAAAAAGGAAATTAGAAATAACTGGTGTAGACGGAATAATTTCCATTGATTATATCGATCAAACAGTTCATGTATATGGAAAATCTACCCAAAACGTAGATATAGAGTACAAAGAACCATTAAGGGAAGAATTAGGTTCATTTTTAAATGCAGTGGATAACGGTGAAGATCCTAAGATCACCGGTAAAGACGGGATATATGCACTTAAAGTTGTAACTGCAGCTATGAAATCTGCAAAAGATAATCTTCCTGTTGAAATAAACGGTTACTAA